One region of Archocentrus centrarchus isolate MPI-CPG fArcCen1 chromosome 6, fArcCen1, whole genome shotgun sequence genomic DNA includes:
- the LOC115781929 gene encoding YY1-associated factor 2-like, which yields MGDKKSPTRPKRQSKPSSDDGYWDCSVCTFKNSAEAFKCMMCDVRKGTSTRKPRPVSQLVAQQVNQQFSPPQHPKKEKKEKSEKDKSDKEPTLKKKSHKKMRPRLKNIDRSSAQHLEVTVGDLTVIITDFKEKAKPTSTSVTAASADQHNQSGSSSDNTERGVSRCSSPRGESSSVNGEAH from the exons ATGGGAGACAAGAAGAGTCCCACAAG GCCAAAGCGGCAATCCAAGCCCTCCTCCGATGATGGGTACTGGGACTGCAGCGTGTGCACATTCAAGAACAGCGCTGAGGCGTTCAAGTGCATGATGTGTGATGTCAGAAAAGGCACGTCTACTCG AAAACCTCGGCCTGTTTCTCAGCTGGTTGCACAGCAAGTAAATCAGCAGTTTTCCCCACCACAACATCccaaaaaggagaagaaagaaaaatctgaaaaagacaaaagtgatAAAGAGCCTACACTGAAAAAGAAGAGCCATAAAAAGATGAG GCCCAGGTTAAAAAACATAGACAGGAGCAGCGCCCAGCATCTGGAGGTCACAGTTGGAGACTTGACTGTAATAATCACAGACTTTAAGGAGAAAGCAAAACCCACGTCCACCTCAGTGACTGCTGCCTCAGCAGACCAACACAATCAAAGCGGCTCGAGCTCCGATAACACTGAACGAGGCGTCTCCAGGTGCTCTTCGCCCCGCGGTGAAAGCTCATCGGTCAACGGGGAGGCTCACTAA
- the gxylt1a gene encoding glucoside xylosyltransferase 1 isoform X1 — MRKMRCYLHTFLLCMIFIFFSLLYVFNQLASTLEDRDEWRVKEHEIPDGRSHDTGHLLRKTPGLAGLRDREEGLDRCKSLSVSYWNPYWRLPADVCGVNCLLESSFSEQSGSAVKQRRDERSHLAVVACGPRLEETVTMLKSAVLFSKKPLHFYIFAEDELHDSFRNTLGSWPQMIRATFNFTIYPITFPKDNEREWKKLFKPCASQRLFLPLILKQVDSLLYVDTDILFLQPVEDIWALLSRFSSSQLAAMAPEHEEPRIGWYNRFARHPYYGKTGINSGVMLMNMTRLREKIFKNDMTTVPLKWEEILMPLLQKYKLNITWGDQDLLNIIFHHNPESLYVFPCQWNYRPDHCIYGSNCQEAEQEGVFILHGNRGVYHDDKQPAFRAVYEAIRKYRFGENMETSLLRPLETSLQTTTHTYCGRASHLFTKRLKKSVMSITQRR; from the exons ATGCGCAAGATGCGATGCTATCTTCACACATTTCTTCTGTGCATGATCTTCATCTTCTTTTCATTGTTGTACGTGTTCAATCAGCTAGCCTCCACCTTGGAGGACAGAGACGAGTGGAGGGTGAAAGAACACGAAATACCTGACGGGAGAAGTCATGATACCGGGCACCTGCTCAGGAAAACGCCAGGCCTGGCAGGCCTCCGAGACCGTGAAGAAGGGCTCGACAG GTGTAAGTCACTGTCAGTTTCTTACTGGAATCCATATTGGAGACTGCCTGCTGATGTTTGTGGAGTGAACTGCTTATTGGAATCATCTTTTAG CGAGCAGTCAGGCTCTGCAGTGAAGCAGCGCAGGGATGAGAGGAGTCACCTGGCTGTTGTGGCCTGTGGCCCCAGGCTAGAGGAAACGGTCACCATGTTGAAGTCTGCTGTTCTCTTCAGCAAAAAGCCTCTGCACTTTTATATCTTTGCTGAGGATGAGCTTCACGACAGTTTTAGAAACACT CTGGGATCGTGGCCTCAGATGATTCGGGCCACATTTAACTTCACCATCTACCCTATCACTTTTCCCAAGGACAATGAAAGAGAATGGAAGAAACTCTTCAAACCTTGTGCCTCTCAGAGGCTTTTCCTGCCA CTGATTCTGAAGCAGGTGGACTCACTGCTTTACGTAGATACAGATATTCTTTTTCTGCAGCCAGTAGAAGACATCTGGGCCCTGCTTTCTCGATTCAGTTCAAGCCAATTAGCTGCCATGGCTCCAGAACATGAGGAACCACGTATTGGCTGGTACAACCGTTTTGCCCGCCACCCTTACTACGGCAAGACGGGCATTAACTCAGGAGTCATGCTCATGAACATGACGCGCCTCAGGGAGAAAATATTCAAG AATGACATGACAACAGTTCCCCTGAAGTGGGAGGAAATTTTGATGCCCCTTCTTCAGAAGTATAAACTCAACATCACCTGGGGTGACCAGGACCTTCTTAATATCATATTCCATCATAACCCAG AAAGCCTATATGTGTTTCCCTGCCAGTGGAACTACCGTCCAGACCACTGTATCTATGGCAGCAACTGTCAAGAGGCTGAACAAGAAGGTGTCTTCATTCTCCATGGTAACAGAGGAGTTTATCATGATGACAAGCAGCCAGCATTTCGAGCTGTCTATGAAGCAATTCGAAAG TACCGGTTTGGCGAGAACATGGAGACCTCGCTGCTTCGTCCGCTGGAGACGTCGCTGCAGACGACCACGCACACCTACTGCGGCAGAGCTAGTCACTTGTTTACAAAGAGGTTAAAGAAGAGCGTCATGTCCATCACACAGAGAAGATGA
- the gxylt1a gene encoding glucoside xylosyltransferase 1 isoform X3 — protein MRKMRCYLHTFLLCMIFIFFSLLYVFNQLASTLEDRDEWRVKEHEIPDGRSHDTGHLLRKTPGLAGLRDREEGLDSEQSGSAVKQRRDERSHLAVVACGPRLEETVTMLKSAVLFSKKPLHFYIFAEDELHDSFRNTLGSWPQMIRATFNFTIYPITFPKDNEREWKKLFKPCASQRLFLPLILKQVDSLLYVDTDILFLQPVEDIWALLSRFSSSQLAAMAPEHEEPRIGWYNRFARHPYYGKTGINSGVMLMNMTRLREKIFKNDMTTVPLKWEEILMPLLQKYKLNITWGDQDLLNIIFHHNPESLYVFPCQWNYRPDHCIYGSNCQEAEQEGVFILHGNRGVYHDDKQPAFRAVYEAIRKYRFGENMETSLLRPLETSLQTTTHTYCGRASHLFTKRLKKSVMSITQRR, from the exons ATGCGCAAGATGCGATGCTATCTTCACACATTTCTTCTGTGCATGATCTTCATCTTCTTTTCATTGTTGTACGTGTTCAATCAGCTAGCCTCCACCTTGGAGGACAGAGACGAGTGGAGGGTGAAAGAACACGAAATACCTGACGGGAGAAGTCATGATACCGGGCACCTGCTCAGGAAAACGCCAGGCCTGGCAGGCCTCCGAGACCGTGAAGAAGGGCTCGACAG CGAGCAGTCAGGCTCTGCAGTGAAGCAGCGCAGGGATGAGAGGAGTCACCTGGCTGTTGTGGCCTGTGGCCCCAGGCTAGAGGAAACGGTCACCATGTTGAAGTCTGCTGTTCTCTTCAGCAAAAAGCCTCTGCACTTTTATATCTTTGCTGAGGATGAGCTTCACGACAGTTTTAGAAACACT CTGGGATCGTGGCCTCAGATGATTCGGGCCACATTTAACTTCACCATCTACCCTATCACTTTTCCCAAGGACAATGAAAGAGAATGGAAGAAACTCTTCAAACCTTGTGCCTCTCAGAGGCTTTTCCTGCCA CTGATTCTGAAGCAGGTGGACTCACTGCTTTACGTAGATACAGATATTCTTTTTCTGCAGCCAGTAGAAGACATCTGGGCCCTGCTTTCTCGATTCAGTTCAAGCCAATTAGCTGCCATGGCTCCAGAACATGAGGAACCACGTATTGGCTGGTACAACCGTTTTGCCCGCCACCCTTACTACGGCAAGACGGGCATTAACTCAGGAGTCATGCTCATGAACATGACGCGCCTCAGGGAGAAAATATTCAAG AATGACATGACAACAGTTCCCCTGAAGTGGGAGGAAATTTTGATGCCCCTTCTTCAGAAGTATAAACTCAACATCACCTGGGGTGACCAGGACCTTCTTAATATCATATTCCATCATAACCCAG AAAGCCTATATGTGTTTCCCTGCCAGTGGAACTACCGTCCAGACCACTGTATCTATGGCAGCAACTGTCAAGAGGCTGAACAAGAAGGTGTCTTCATTCTCCATGGTAACAGAGGAGTTTATCATGATGACAAGCAGCCAGCATTTCGAGCTGTCTATGAAGCAATTCGAAAG TACCGGTTTGGCGAGAACATGGAGACCTCGCTGCTTCGTCCGCTGGAGACGTCGCTGCAGACGACCACGCACACCTACTGCGGCAGAGCTAGTCACTTGTTTACAAAGAGGTTAAAGAAGAGCGTCATGTCCATCACACAGAGAAGATGA
- the gxylt1a gene encoding glucoside xylosyltransferase 1 isoform X2, with translation MLASTLEDRDEWRVKEHEIPDGRSHDTGHLLRKTPGLAGLRDREEGLDRCKSLSVSYWNPYWRLPADVCGVNCLLESSFSEQSGSAVKQRRDERSHLAVVACGPRLEETVTMLKSAVLFSKKPLHFYIFAEDELHDSFRNTLGSWPQMIRATFNFTIYPITFPKDNEREWKKLFKPCASQRLFLPLILKQVDSLLYVDTDILFLQPVEDIWALLSRFSSSQLAAMAPEHEEPRIGWYNRFARHPYYGKTGINSGVMLMNMTRLREKIFKNDMTTVPLKWEEILMPLLQKYKLNITWGDQDLLNIIFHHNPESLYVFPCQWNYRPDHCIYGSNCQEAEQEGVFILHGNRGVYHDDKQPAFRAVYEAIRKYRFGENMETSLLRPLETSLQTTTHTYCGRASHLFTKRLKKSVMSITQRR, from the exons ATG CTAGCCTCCACCTTGGAGGACAGAGACGAGTGGAGGGTGAAAGAACACGAAATACCTGACGGGAGAAGTCATGATACCGGGCACCTGCTCAGGAAAACGCCAGGCCTGGCAGGCCTCCGAGACCGTGAAGAAGGGCTCGACAG GTGTAAGTCACTGTCAGTTTCTTACTGGAATCCATATTGGAGACTGCCTGCTGATGTTTGTGGAGTGAACTGCTTATTGGAATCATCTTTTAG CGAGCAGTCAGGCTCTGCAGTGAAGCAGCGCAGGGATGAGAGGAGTCACCTGGCTGTTGTGGCCTGTGGCCCCAGGCTAGAGGAAACGGTCACCATGTTGAAGTCTGCTGTTCTCTTCAGCAAAAAGCCTCTGCACTTTTATATCTTTGCTGAGGATGAGCTTCACGACAGTTTTAGAAACACT CTGGGATCGTGGCCTCAGATGATTCGGGCCACATTTAACTTCACCATCTACCCTATCACTTTTCCCAAGGACAATGAAAGAGAATGGAAGAAACTCTTCAAACCTTGTGCCTCTCAGAGGCTTTTCCTGCCA CTGATTCTGAAGCAGGTGGACTCACTGCTTTACGTAGATACAGATATTCTTTTTCTGCAGCCAGTAGAAGACATCTGGGCCCTGCTTTCTCGATTCAGTTCAAGCCAATTAGCTGCCATGGCTCCAGAACATGAGGAACCACGTATTGGCTGGTACAACCGTTTTGCCCGCCACCCTTACTACGGCAAGACGGGCATTAACTCAGGAGTCATGCTCATGAACATGACGCGCCTCAGGGAGAAAATATTCAAG AATGACATGACAACAGTTCCCCTGAAGTGGGAGGAAATTTTGATGCCCCTTCTTCAGAAGTATAAACTCAACATCACCTGGGGTGACCAGGACCTTCTTAATATCATATTCCATCATAACCCAG AAAGCCTATATGTGTTTCCCTGCCAGTGGAACTACCGTCCAGACCACTGTATCTATGGCAGCAACTGTCAAGAGGCTGAACAAGAAGGTGTCTTCATTCTCCATGGTAACAGAGGAGTTTATCATGATGACAAGCAGCCAGCATTTCGAGCTGTCTATGAAGCAATTCGAAAG TACCGGTTTGGCGAGAACATGGAGACCTCGCTGCTTCGTCCGCTGGAGACGTCGCTGCAGACGACCACGCACACCTACTGCGGCAGAGCTAGTCACTTGTTTACAAAGAGGTTAAAGAAGAGCGTCATGTCCATCACACAGAGAAGATGA